The following coding sequences are from one Sciurus carolinensis chromosome 11, mSciCar1.2, whole genome shotgun sequence window:
- the Serpinh1 gene encoding serpin H1 codes for MRPLLLLGTLCLLAMALAAEVKKPAAAPGTSEKLSPKAATLAERSAGLAFSLYQAMAKDQAVENILLSPVVVASSLGLVSLGGKAATASQAKAVLSAEQLRDEEVHAGLGELLRSLSNSTARNVTWKLGSRLYGPSSVSFADDFVRSSKQHYNCEHSKINFRDKRSALQSINEWAAQTTDGKLPEVTKDVERTDGALLVNAMFFKPHWDEKFHHKMVDNRGFMVTRSYTVGVTMMHRTGLYNYYDDEKEKLQILEMPLAHKLSSLIILMPHHVEPLERLEKLLTKEQLKVWMGKMQKKAVAISLPKGVVEVTHDLQKHLAGLGLTEAIDKNKADLSRMSGKKDLYLASVFHATAFEWDTEGNPFDQDIYGREELRSPKLFYADHPFIFLVRDTQSGSLLFIGRLVRPKGDKMRDEL; via the exons ATGCGCCCTCTCCTGCTCCTTGGTACCTTGTGCCTCCTGGCCATGGCCCTGGCGGCCGAGGTGAAGAAACCTGCAGCAGCCCCTGGCACCTCGGAGAAGCTGAGCCCCAAGGCGGCCACACTGGCCGAGCGCAGCGCTGGCCTGGCCTTCAGCCTGTACCAGGCCATGGCCAAGGACCAAGCTGTGGAGAACATCCTGCTGTCACCAGTGGTGGTGGCCTCCTCCCTGGGGCTTGTGTCTCTGGGCGGCAAGGCGGCCACAGCATCACAGGCCAAGGCTGTGCTGAGCGCGGAGCAGCTGCGGGATGAGGAGGTGCACGCCGGCCTGGGCGAGCTGCTGCGCTCGCTCAGCAACTCCACGGCGCGCAACGTGACCTGGAAGCTGGGTAGCCGCCTGTACGGGCCCAGCTCCGTGAGCTTCGCGGACGACTTCGTGCGCAGCAGCAAGCAGCACTATAACTGCGAGCACTCCAAGATCAACTTCCGCGACAAGCGCAGTGCCCTGCAGTCCATCAACGAGTGGGCCGCGCAGACCACCGACGGCAAGCTGCCCGAAGTCACCAAGGATGTGGAACGCACTGATGGCGCCCTGCTGGTCAATGCCATGTTCTTCAAGC CACACTGGGACGAGAAGTTCCACCACAAGATGGTGGACAACCGTGGCTTCATGGTGACACGTTCCTATACCGTGGGTGTCACAATGATGCATCGGACAG GCCTCTACAATTACTATGATGACGAGAAGGAGAAGCTGCAAATCCTGGAGATGCCCCTCGCCCACAAGCTCTCCAGCCTCATCATCCTCATGCCCCACCACGTGGAGCCGCTCGAGCGCCTTGAGAAGCTGCTGACCAAGGAGCAGCTGAAGGTCTGGATGGGGAAGATGCAGAAGAAGGCTGTCGCCATCTCCCTGCCcaagggtgtggtggaggtgaCCCACGACTTACAG AAACACCTGGCGGGGCTGGGCCTGACCGAGGCCATTGACAAGAACAAGGCAGACTTGTCGCGCATGTCAGGCAAGAAGGACCTGTACCTGGCCAGCGTGTTCCATGCCACTGCCTTCGAGTGGGACACAGAGGGCAACCCCTTTGACCAGGACATCTACGGGCGTGAGGAGCTGCGCAGCCCCAAGCTGTTCTACGCGGACCACCCCTTCATCTTCCTGGTGCGAGACACCCAGAGTGGCTCCCTGTTGTTCATTGGGCGCCTGGTCCGGCCCAAGGGTGACAAGATGCGAGATGAATTGTAG